One genomic segment of Amycolatopsis sp. WQ 127309 includes these proteins:
- the steA gene encoding putative cytokinetic ring protein SteA yields the protein MKLTGLLTRNSEPLPGITGVARVDRRTRELLRRISPGDIVVLDQLDLDRATADALVDAEVAGVVNASPSISGRFPNLGPEILIAAGVPLVDSVGGELLRSIKDGTKLRLLDGVVYVGERQVASGIEQTADSVADQMIEAKAGMSTQLEAFSANTIEFLRRERTLILDGVGVPELKVQLRDRHVLVVAGGNGHAEDLKKLKKYIAEHRPVLIGVDAGADTLRAQGHLPDVMVGDPTGIGTATLRSGGEVVVPAQPDGHAPGVERIQDLGIGAVTFPASGNAEDLALLLADAHGATLVVTVGFQATLREFLDHGRSGSNPSTFLTRLKLGTKLVDGKAVATLHRSRVSIGAVVLLVLAAVVVVAAALLVSDVGSVYLDWLRHTWNSLAAWVKGLFT from the coding sequence ATGAAGCTCACCGGGCTGCTCACGCGGAACTCCGAACCCCTGCCGGGCATCACCGGGGTCGCCAGGGTCGACCGCCGCACCCGGGAGCTGCTGCGCCGGATCAGTCCGGGCGACATCGTCGTGCTCGACCAACTGGACCTCGACCGCGCGACGGCCGACGCGCTCGTCGACGCCGAGGTCGCCGGCGTGGTCAACGCGTCGCCCTCGATCTCCGGCCGGTTCCCCAACCTGGGCCCCGAGATCCTCATCGCCGCCGGCGTCCCGCTGGTCGACTCGGTGGGCGGGGAGCTGCTGCGCTCGATCAAGGACGGCACGAAGCTGCGGCTGCTCGACGGCGTCGTGTACGTCGGCGAGCGCCAGGTCGCCTCCGGCATCGAGCAGACCGCCGACAGCGTCGCGGACCAGATGATCGAGGCCAAGGCCGGGATGTCGACGCAGCTGGAGGCGTTCTCGGCCAACACCATCGAGTTCCTGCGCCGCGAGCGCACGCTGATCCTCGACGGCGTCGGCGTGCCGGAGCTGAAGGTGCAGCTGCGGGACCGGCACGTGCTGGTCGTCGCGGGCGGCAACGGGCACGCCGAAGACCTCAAGAAGCTCAAGAAGTACATCGCCGAGCACCGGCCGGTGCTGATCGGCGTCGACGCCGGCGCCGACACTCTGCGGGCGCAGGGCCACCTGCCGGACGTCATGGTCGGCGACCCGACCGGGATCGGCACCGCGACGCTGCGCAGCGGCGGCGAGGTCGTGGTGCCCGCCCAGCCGGACGGGCACGCCCCCGGCGTCGAGCGGATCCAGGACCTCGGCATCGGCGCGGTGACGTTCCCCGCGTCCGGCAACGCCGAGGACCTCGCGCTGCTGCTGGCCGACGCGCACGGCGCGACCCTCGTGGTCACGGTCGGTTTCCAGGCCACCCTGCGCGAGTTCCTCGACCACGGCCGGTCCGGCTCCAACCCGTCGACGTTCCTCACGCGCCTGAAGCTCGGCACGAAGCTCGTCGACGGGAAAGCGGTGGCGACGCTGCACCGCAGCCGGGTCTCGATCGGCGCGGTCGTCCTGCTCGTGCTCGCCGCGGTCGTGGTCGTCGCCGCGGCCCTGCTGGTGTCCGACGTGGGCTCGGTCTACCTGGACTGGCTCCGGCACACCTGGAATTCGCTCGCTGCCTGGGTCAAGGGATTGTTCACGTGA
- a CDS encoding DUF1266 domain-containing protein — MILPPPADVEAQLAAARREGDLDTYLGLLAGEELFVPIRRADAESILEDRAETFPNVYHETGGDEFLQVFTRGALPDLGPDVVVMSGALDWAVDGVGRHERVVFNRGTRGEWRLPGATLQPWLDAHLDDVTPLEEQVERLITAPYGHLEGPIAHALACGAHLAVLNAAPWNLLDARYHDYVAEVRGLRDWWGVADPPAWRATIGDLIGDGYALTPGNLVLMLRLRFAAESGLRDGEFDPLTWAQLVGRWCAENDAEDQADELRDTVRRVSRYEQRFRADGLLDAGGFVTTALSWDVGRAVNIARWGLAAGYCDALTAELMVLEAGSLARRYHQSWADLSAGYLMGRVLHSRDDEFGEWYPAAVRVHHQLLQDPGSPWVNLDFGSLSEESDA, encoded by the coding sequence TTGATCCTGCCGCCACCCGCGGATGTCGAAGCGCAGCTGGCCGCCGCCCGCCGGGAGGGCGACCTCGACACCTACCTCGGCCTGCTCGCCGGGGAGGAACTGTTCGTCCCCATCCGGCGGGCCGACGCCGAGAGCATCCTCGAGGACCGCGCCGAGACCTTCCCGAACGTCTACCACGAGACCGGCGGCGACGAGTTCCTGCAGGTGTTCACCCGCGGCGCGCTGCCCGACCTCGGGCCGGACGTCGTCGTGATGAGCGGGGCGCTCGACTGGGCGGTCGACGGCGTCGGGCGCCACGAGCGGGTCGTGTTCAACCGCGGCACCCGGGGCGAGTGGCGGCTGCCGGGCGCGACGCTGCAGCCGTGGCTGGACGCCCACCTCGATGACGTCACGCCGCTGGAAGAGCAGGTCGAACGGCTGATCACCGCGCCCTACGGGCACCTCGAAGGGCCGATCGCGCACGCGCTCGCCTGCGGGGCGCACCTGGCCGTGCTGAACGCGGCGCCGTGGAACCTGCTCGACGCGCGCTACCACGACTACGTGGCCGAGGTCCGCGGCCTGCGCGACTGGTGGGGCGTGGCCGACCCGCCGGCCTGGCGCGCCACGATCGGTGACCTCATCGGCGACGGCTACGCGCTCACGCCCGGCAACCTGGTGCTGATGCTGCGCCTGCGGTTCGCCGCCGAGTCCGGGCTGCGCGACGGCGAGTTCGACCCGCTGACCTGGGCGCAGCTGGTGGGCCGGTGGTGCGCGGAGAACGACGCCGAGGACCAGGCCGACGAGCTGCGCGACACCGTGCGCCGGGTGTCGCGCTACGAGCAGCGCTTCCGCGCCGACGGCCTGCTCGACGCCGGGGGTTTCGTCACGACGGCGTTGTCCTGGGACGTCGGGCGCGCGGTCAACATCGCGCGCTGGGGGCTGGCCGCCGGGTACTGCGACGCGCTCACCGCCGAGCTGATGGTCCTGGAGGCCGGCTCGCTCGCGCGTCGCTACCACCAGTCATGGGCCGACCTGTCGGCGGGCTACCTCATGGGCCGGGTGCTGCACAGCCGGGACGACGAGTTCGGCGAGTGGTACCCCGCCGCCGTGCGGGTCCACCACCAGCTCCTTCAGGACCCGGGCAGCCCCTGGGTGAACCTCGATTTCGGGTCTCTTTCGGAGGAGTCCGACGCCTGA